One region of Epilithonimonas zeae genomic DNA includes:
- a CDS encoding carboxylate-amine ligase — MHKFTIGVEEEYQIIDAESRDLVSHVSKIIEGGKAVLSENLKHEMHESVVEMETGICENIQQARQELTDLRRHLVKTAHDQGLRVSGGGTHPFSHWKDNIITKDARYDKIVSDMGDVARSNLIFGLHVHIGIPDREEGIRIQNVMRYFLPHVYALSTNSPFWVGRLTGFKSYRQEVFAKFPRTGLPSYFSSVAEFDAYVNLMVKTGTIDNAKKIWWDLRVHPFYPTIEFRICDMPLTIDETVCLAAIMQALVAKVYKMHQQNTSYRSYRRLLLTENKWRASKDGIDAHLIDFGKEASVPYKDLLEELLLFIDDVVDDLGCRKEVEYAREIIKNGTGADRQLKVFHESGGDMKKVVDYMIYETEKGLL, encoded by the coding sequence ATGCACAAATTCACAATAGGTGTTGAGGAAGAATATCAAATCATAGATGCGGAAAGCCGCGATTTGGTTTCTCACGTTTCCAAAATAATAGAAGGAGGAAAAGCCGTTCTAAGCGAAAACTTAAAACACGAGATGCACGAATCTGTCGTAGAAATGGAAACAGGCATCTGTGAAAATATTCAGCAGGCGCGTCAGGAATTGACAGACCTTAGGAGACATCTTGTAAAAACTGCTCACGACCAAGGTTTACGAGTTTCGGGAGGCGGAACACATCCGTTTTCTCATTGGAAAGATAATATCATCACAAAAGATGCTCGTTATGACAAAATCGTCAGTGATATGGGCGATGTTGCAAGGTCGAATTTGATTTTTGGTTTGCACGTTCACATCGGGATTCCAGATCGTGAAGAAGGAATCAGAATACAGAATGTGATGCGATATTTTTTACCACACGTTTATGCATTGTCTACGAATTCTCCGTTTTGGGTTGGAAGATTAACAGGTTTTAAATCTTACAGACAGGAAGTTTTTGCTAAATTCCCGAGAACAGGATTACCAAGTTATTTCAGTAGTGTGGCAGAATTTGATGCGTATGTCAATCTAATGGTCAAAACCGGAACGATTGATAACGCGAAGAAAATCTGGTGGGATTTGAGAGTTCACCCGTTCTATCCTACAATTGAATTCAGAATTTGTGATATGCCTCTGACTATTGATGAAACGGTTTGTCTTGCGGCAATCATGCAGGCTTTGGTTGCAAAAGTTTACAAAATGCACCAGCAAAATACGAGTTACAGAAGTTACAGAAGATTACTTCTGACGGAAAACAAATGGCGCGCTTCCAAAGACGGAATTGATGCACATCTGATTGATTTTGGTAAAGAAGCCAGTGTTCCTTATAAAGATTTGTTGGAAGAATTATTACTTTTCATCGATGATGTTGTTGATGATTTAGGTTGTAGAAAAGAAGTTGAATATGCAAGAGAAATTATCAAAAACGGAACCGGCGCCGACAGACAATTGAAAGTTTTTCACGAAAGTGGCGGGGATATGAAGAAAGTCGTGGATTATATGATTTATGAGACAGAGAAAGGGCTTTTATAA
- a CDS encoding RimK family alpha-L-glutamate ligase: MAKKIGILFGMEDTFPWAFIDKVNELGKGEYIAEPVQIDKLEQGADYGYAVIIDRISQDVPFYRAYLKNATVNGTYVINNPFWWSADEKFFNNALMSKIGIPLPKTVLLPSHERPTNTSETSFRNLKFPHDWEYIFNYIGFPAYMKPHDGGGWRNVYRVESPEDMWAKHAETEQLVMMVQEEIVFEDYYRVYCLGRKYVHIMPYEPRNPHHLRYATTHQTEGKELEKLLKTITEYTLKMNEALGYDFNTVEFAVRDGIPYAIDFCNPAPDADRNSVGEENFQWIVAHAAKLAIEKAKDYKPGKINIDWGKFVTNQL, translated from the coding sequence ATGGCAAAAAAAATTGGAATTTTATTCGGGATGGAAGACACTTTTCCGTGGGCTTTTATTGATAAAGTCAATGAATTAGGAAAAGGCGAATATATTGCAGAACCTGTTCAAATCGACAAGCTGGAACAAGGTGCAGATTATGGTTACGCTGTTATTATTGACAGGATCTCACAAGATGTTCCTTTCTACAGAGCTTACCTTAAAAATGCGACTGTGAACGGAACTTACGTCATTAACAATCCATTCTGGTGGAGCGCAGATGAGAAATTTTTCAATAATGCATTGATGTCAAAAATCGGAATTCCGTTGCCGAAAACCGTTCTTTTGCCTTCTCACGAAAGACCAACTAACACTTCTGAAACATCCTTCAGAAATTTGAAATTCCCTCACGATTGGGAATATATTTTTAATTACATTGGATTTCCAGCTTATATGAAACCTCACGACGGCGGTGGCTGGAGAAATGTTTATCGCGTTGAAAGTCCTGAAGATATGTGGGCAAAACACGCTGAGACAGAACAATTGGTAATGATGGTTCAGGAAGAGATTGTTTTCGAGGATTATTACAGAGTTTATTGTCTAGGCAGAAAATACGTTCACATTATGCCTTATGAACCAAGAAATCCGCATCATCTGAGATATGCTACAACACATCAAACCGAAGGAAAAGAACTCGAAAAACTATTAAAAACCATTACAGAATATACTTTGAAAATGAATGAGGCACTTGGCTATGATTTCAATACAGTTGAATTTGCTGTAAGAGACGGGATTCCTTATGCAATTGATTTCTGTAATCCGGCTCCTGATGCAGATAGAAATTCAGTTGGAGAAGAAAATTTCCAATGGATTGTAGCGCACGCTGCAAAACTAGCAATCGAAAAAGCGAAAGATTACAAGCCCGGAAAAATCAATATCGATTGGGGAAAATTCGTAACCAACCAACTTTAA
- a CDS encoding tetratricopeptide repeat protein: MYKYIIIFFLIFIQTKSQVDNKLLVNDWTKVKTKTIDGSKDLSEPFSISKYYNWKITPKQICMKTESIYVQPNGCYDYTIDKQTLRTTPDSGYRIIKLDNDSLIVVEDVKGKTEKDKVKKMWFVKTSKIIDEYKSKTKNDSVLKATAFFTPTLNNYLLLEVAKDFQKKNTYPSLLFKGNLIIYPKIKQIDLLANEEKFNLDKNFLIIKTAINKSFNNWNLDSFQTFDKIYIPFILESKMEKMKGGMTFKGVRIYFFMDDFSDIPKVYGPKMEDLELAQEYFQKAVKYLQNKNYDKAIDFFNKGYELNNSKVDALYNIVSIYSALKDKPNMCLTLKRLKDLEQVDGTYLYNNHCVKN, encoded by the coding sequence ATGTATAAATATATTATTATTTTCTTTTTAATCTTTATTCAAACCAAATCACAAGTAGATAATAAGTTACTAGTAAACGATTGGACAAAAGTTAAAACAAAAACAATCGATGGTAGTAAGGATTTAAGTGAACCTTTCAGTATTTCCAAATACTACAATTGGAAAATTACACCCAAACAAATCTGTATGAAAACAGAGTCAATATATGTCCAACCAAACGGTTGTTATGATTATACTATTGATAAGCAAACCCTAAGAACTACGCCTGATTCTGGATACAGAATAATTAAGCTGGATAATGATTCTTTAATTGTTGTGGAAGACGTAAAAGGAAAAACTGAAAAAGATAAAGTAAAAAAGATGTGGTTTGTAAAAACTTCAAAAATAATTGATGAGTACAAATCTAAAACTAAAAATGATTCCGTTCTTAAAGCGACTGCTTTTTTCACACCAACTCTAAATAATTATTTATTATTAGAAGTAGCTAAGGATTTTCAAAAAAAGAATACTTATCCATCTCTTCTTTTTAAAGGAAATTTAATTATATATCCAAAGATAAAGCAAATTGATTTACTTGCAAATGAAGAAAAGTTTAATCTTGATAAAAATTTTTTAATTATTAAAACAGCTATCAACAAAAGTTTTAATAATTGGAATTTAGATAGTTTTCAAACCTTTGATAAGATTTATATACCTTTTATTTTAGAAAGTAAAATGGAAAAAATGAAAGGAGGAATGACATTTAAAGGAGTAAGGATTTATTTTTTTATGGATGATTTTAGTGATATTCCGAAAGTTTATGGCCCAAAAATGGAAGATTTGGAGTTAGCTCAAGAATATTTTCAAAAAGCTGTTAAATATCTCCAAAATAAAAATTACGATAAGGCAATTGACTTTTTCAATAAAGGATATGAATTAAACAACTCAAAAGTAGATGCTCTTTATAATATTGTCTCAATTTATTCTGCACTAAAAGACAAACCAAATATGTGTTTGACTCTCAAAAGGCTGAAAGATTTGGAACAAGTTGATGGAACTTATCTATATAATAACCATTGTGTCAAAAACTAA
- a CDS encoding type 1 glutamine amidotransferase: MSKNDVRIALLDMNNNHPNQGMRNIKELSKTFQEQSEYEVAVDVFDVRYKNEMPNIEDFDIFISSGGPGNPHREGYEWEQKFADFLTQIWDHNKNNEQKKYLFLVCHSFQLAVIHFGIANVCKRKSYSFGVMPIHKSEDGEQEFLFKNLPDPFYGVDSRAYQCIEPNQEKLDELGMKIVALEKIRPTVHLERAMMAVRFSEEIFGTQFHPEADPLGFIKNLEDEKNKEAMIETFGMEKYLETIDRMDDDDKIVLTRAQIIPRFLQLASEQITKNLEFH, encoded by the coding sequence ATGAGTAAAAATGATGTAAGAATTGCACTTTTGGATATGAATAATAATCATCCCAATCAAGGGATGAGAAACATAAAAGAGCTTTCGAAGACCTTTCAGGAACAGTCGGAATATGAAGTTGCTGTGGATGTTTTTGATGTTCGTTATAAAAATGAAATGCCCAACATTGAAGATTTTGACATCTTCATCTCTTCCGGAGGACCAGGCAATCCGCATCGCGAAGGTTATGAATGGGAGCAGAAATTTGCTGATTTTTTGACACAGATTTGGGATCATAACAAAAACAATGAGCAGAAAAAATATCTGTTTTTGGTTTGCCATTCTTTCCAGCTGGCGGTGATCCATTTCGGAATTGCAAATGTCTGCAAGAGAAAATCCTATTCATTTGGTGTAATGCCAATCCATAAATCGGAAGACGGTGAGCAGGAATTTCTATTTAAAAATCTACCAGATCCTTTCTACGGTGTTGATTCCAGAGCGTACCAATGTATTGAACCAAATCAGGAAAAATTGGACGAGTTGGGAATGAAAATTGTGGCTTTGGAAAAAATCCGTCCAACAGTCCATCTGGAAAGAGCAATGATGGCAGTTCGTTTTTCTGAAGAAATTTTCGGAACTCAGTTTCATCCGGAAGCGGATCCGCTTGGCTTTATCAAAAATTTGGAAGATGAGAAAAATAAGGAGGCAATGATTGAAACTTTTGGGATGGAAAAATATCTTGAAACGATTGACAGAATGGATGATGACGATAAAATTGTTTTAACAAGAGCGCAAATTATCCCAAGATTTTTACAACTGGCTTCTGAACAAATTACTAAAAACTTAGAATTTCATTGA
- a CDS encoding alpha/beta hydrolase-fold protein encodes MPQITHTDYYSHILGMSLQVEVTGHFGYPIIMFPTSQGSYTQNADFHLNGSISHFTNNGILKLFNVQTIDKFSFYDKGIFPYERIRNYEMYVQFLVQEFIPYIQRTHNTHRVAVAGASFGGYHAANFAFRFPDLVSHLFCLSGAFNIRNFMDGYQDQLIYFNCPDEFVKNDEAWKYKHMHIVLSTSDRDICLEPTRKMAGILTEKGINHWYDEQKWIEHDWVLWRMVFPTFIGRFFG; translated from the coding sequence ATGCCTCAAATAACACATACAGATTATTATTCACACATTCTTGGAATGAGCCTTCAGGTCGAAGTTACAGGACATTTCGGTTATCCGATTATTATGTTCCCGACTTCGCAAGGTTCTTATACTCAGAATGCCGATTTTCATTTGAACGGAAGCATTTCACACTTCACAAACAATGGGATTTTAAAATTATTCAATGTTCAGACGATTGATAAATTCAGTTTTTATGACAAAGGAATTTTTCCTTACGAAAGAATCAGAAATTATGAGATGTACGTTCAGTTTCTCGTTCAGGAATTCATTCCTTACATCCAAAGAACTCACAACACACATCGTGTAGCTGTTGCAGGTGCAAGTTTCGGAGGTTATCACGCTGCTAATTTTGCGTTCAGATTTCCGGATTTGGTTTCGCATCTTTTCTGTTTGTCAGGCGCTTTTAACATCAGGAATTTTATGGACGGTTATCAAGACCAACTGATTTATTTCAATTGCCCGGATGAATTCGTGAAAAATGACGAAGCCTGGAAATATAAGCATATGCATATTGTTCTCAGTACATCTGACCGTGACATTTGTTTGGAACCAACTAGAAAAATGGCAGGAATCTTAACTGAAAAAGGAATCAACCATTGGTATGATGAGCAAAAATGGATAGAACACGATTGGGTGCTTTGGAGAATGGTTTTCCCGACATTCATTGGGCGGTTTTTCGGGTAA
- a CDS encoding M17 family metallopeptidase — protein sequence MIKIYNKKESTTQNIYLFSEADWEQEKNSHPNVELFFNGKKNEVFIKTNSDEISFFVGIGKDAKGFEIQSIANKFANDYKKNLQSVPTSVISKLGLNLTEELVKGLFLGTYLYPFGKSHPFWQENFELYLENISEEEGKNLALKTEALCNGQFAGMEWLNKPANHKKVNQISNFLKSTAEKYGLKYKVFNREESIKEGLGAFVAVNQGSSQEAAFTILEYNCGKENAKTFGLVGKCVLFDTGGISIKPSANLHYMKSDMGGASAVIGALITASELKLPVNIITILPITDNAVSEKAYLPSDVVTAYNGKTIEVLDTDAEGRMTLADGLSYLSKNYKTDVLIDLATLTGSSVRMFGYTCGAYFSNNDELKKKLEQSADKTNQRLWNLPLWDVWKDDFTSDVADFKNISMKPFGDCIIAGKFLEQFIEGHENWAHLDIAGVAFGNVGYAKDKAATGYGVQLLLDFIENYN from the coding sequence ATGATTAAAATTTACAATAAAAAAGAATCAACAACTCAAAACATATACCTGTTCAGCGAAGCCGATTGGGAACAGGAAAAAAACTCACATCCAAATGTTGAATTATTCTTCAATGGAAAAAAAAACGAGGTTTTCATTAAGACCAATTCAGATGAAATCAGTTTTTTCGTTGGAATCGGAAAAGACGCAAAAGGTTTTGAAATTCAATCTATCGCTAACAAATTTGCGAATGATTACAAAAAAAATCTACAATCTGTTCCAACTTCTGTTATTTCAAAATTAGGATTGAATTTGACTGAAGAATTGGTGAAAGGTTTATTTTTGGGAACTTACCTCTACCCTTTCGGAAAGTCGCATCCGTTTTGGCAGGAGAATTTTGAACTGTACTTAGAAAACATTTCTGAAGAAGAAGGAAAAAATTTAGCCTTAAAAACAGAAGCGCTTTGCAACGGTCAATTTGCCGGAATGGAATGGCTGAACAAACCAGCTAACCATAAAAAAGTGAATCAGATTTCAAATTTCCTGAAATCAACGGCAGAAAAATATGGCTTAAAATATAAAGTCTTCAACAGAGAAGAATCGATCAAAGAAGGTTTAGGCGCATTTGTAGCGGTTAATCAGGGAAGTTCGCAGGAAGCTGCTTTCACCATTTTGGAATACAATTGCGGAAAAGAAAATGCGAAAACTTTCGGATTGGTAGGAAAATGTGTATTGTTCGACACAGGCGGAATTTCCATAAAACCTTCCGCCAATCTGCATTATATGAAAAGCGATATGGGCGGTGCTAGTGCTGTTATTGGCGCTTTGATAACGGCTTCGGAACTTAAACTTCCTGTAAATATTATTACAATTCTCCCGATCACAGACAATGCAGTTTCTGAAAAGGCGTATTTGCCTAGTGATGTAGTAACGGCTTACAACGGAAAAACAATTGAAGTCTTAGACACCGATGCAGAAGGCAGAATGACTTTGGCAGACGGACTTTCTTATCTATCAAAAAACTACAAAACCGATGTTCTGATAGACTTGGCAACGCTCACTGGAAGCTCGGTCAGAATGTTTGGCTACACATGCGGTGCATATTTTTCAAATAATGACGAGTTGAAGAAAAAGCTGGAACAATCAGCAGACAAAACCAATCAACGTCTTTGGAATCTGCCGCTTTGGGATGTTTGGAAAGATGATTTCACTTCGGATGTTGCAGATTTTAAGAACATTTCGATGAAACCCTTCGGAGATTGCATTATTGCAGGGAAGTTTTTGGAACAGTTTATCGAAGGACACGAAAATTGGGCGCATCTGGATATTGCCGGCGTCGCATTTGGGAATGTCGGTTATGCAAAGGATAAAGCAGCAACAGGTTACGGCGTTCAGCTTTTATTAGACTTTATAGAAAACTATAATTAA
- a CDS encoding acetyl-CoA carboxylase biotin carboxylase subunit family protein, producing the protein MEKTIVCISCYYKGYDFMDECKKLGNKVILITSENLKEKPWPWHAIDEIYYMPELEPSVWNLDHLVQGFAYLMKNHQIDAVIALDDYDVEKAAMIRETYRIPGMGQTTHRYFRDKLAMRQQAKDNGISVPEFSSIFNDAKLHQFTQDVPGPWVLKPRSEASASGIKKINSADELWPAVENLGDERYKFLLESFKPGDVYHVDCLVYNKEIVFSCFSKYLSPPMKVSHEGGVFRTKTLDKNSEEAKGLDQINKQVLDKFGIQNGATHSEYIRGIDGRYYFLETSSRVGGAHIPDMVEAATGVNIWREWARLENALLEGTHYSVEETQKLYSGLIVALSKDKHPNTQNLQSDEVEKFLPIDYHIGIVYKAKTADIIEERLDQAAEVVTEQILNILPPKDKPTS; encoded by the coding sequence ATGGAAAAAACGATTGTCTGTATCTCTTGTTATTACAAAGGTTATGATTTCATGGACGAATGTAAAAAACTCGGCAACAAAGTCATTTTGATTACTTCCGAAAACCTCAAGGAAAAACCTTGGCCTTGGCACGCCATAGACGAGATTTATTATATGCCAGAACTTGAACCTTCGGTTTGGAATCTCGACCATTTGGTTCAGGGATTTGCTTACCTGATGAAAAATCATCAAATCGATGCGGTCATCGCCTTAGACGATTATGATGTAGAAAAAGCAGCGATGATTCGGGAAACTTACCGTATTCCAGGAATGGGACAGACAACGCATCGTTATTTCCGAGATAAATTGGCAATGCGTCAGCAGGCAAAAGACAACGGCATTTCTGTTCCTGAATTTTCTTCCATTTTCAATGATGCAAAACTTCACCAGTTCACACAGGACGTTCCTGGACCTTGGGTTTTGAAACCTCGCTCCGAAGCTTCGGCAAGTGGTATAAAGAAAATCAATTCTGCTGATGAACTTTGGCCGGCTGTGGAAAATCTTGGTGATGAACGTTACAAATTCCTTTTGGAATCTTTCAAACCCGGCGATGTCTATCACGTCGATTGTCTGGTTTACAATAAAGAAATTGTATTTTCCTGCTTTTCAAAATACCTTTCTCCACCAATGAAGGTTTCTCACGAAGGCGGTGTTTTTCGCACCAAAACTTTAGACAAAAATTCGGAGGAAGCAAAGGGTTTAGACCAAATCAACAAACAAGTTCTGGATAAATTCGGAATCCAAAACGGCGCAACTCACAGTGAATATATCAGAGGAATAGATGGAAGATATTATTTCCTTGAAACATCTTCCAGAGTTGGTGGTGCTCATATTCCTGATATGGTTGAAGCTGCAACCGGAGTTAATATCTGGCGAGAATGGGCAAGACTGGAAAATGCGTTATTGGAAGGAACTCACTATTCAGTTGAGGAAACTCAAAAATTATATTCCGGATTGATTGTGGCATTATCAAAAGATAAGCATCCCAATACTCAGAATTTACAAAGTGACGAAGTGGAAAAATTCCTACCAATCGATTATCATATCGGGATTGTTTACAAAGCAAAAACCGCAGATATCATCGAGGAAAGATTAGACCAAGCAGCAGAAGTTGTCACAGAACAGATTCTAAATATTCTTCCTCCAAAAGATAAACCGACGAGTTAA
- a CDS encoding DUF421 domain-containing protein: MFDFKQILLGSEEWTFLLETVLRTGIMFFVIIFGLRILGKRGVKQLSVFELVVIIGLGSAAGDPMFYKDVGIMPAIVVFTMIISLYTIITYFIGKSKKFEKLVEGKPICLIQDGVFCIDDFRKESLGEDEFFAELRLKGISQLGQVEKAIEEISGEISVFYYEDKDIKYGLPILPNSLENPLKIFTENIHYSCTFCGYTQEFKSGEHGNCKVCKNDEWVESSNKKRVS; encoded by the coding sequence ATGTTCGATTTTAAACAAATTTTATTAGGTTCCGAAGAATGGACTTTCCTTTTGGAAACGGTTCTCAGGACTGGGATAATGTTCTTTGTTATCATTTTTGGACTTCGGATTTTAGGAAAACGAGGCGTAAAACAACTTTCAGTTTTTGAACTGGTTGTTATCATTGGACTTGGTTCTGCAGCCGGCGACCCGATGTTTTACAAAGATGTTGGAATAATGCCAGCGATTGTTGTTTTCACAATGATTATCAGCCTGTACACCATTATCACCTACTTTATTGGGAAAAGCAAAAAATTTGAGAAACTGGTTGAAGGCAAACCGATCTGCTTGATTCAGGATGGTGTTTTTTGTATTGATGATTTCCGAAAAGAGTCGCTAGGAGAAGATGAATTCTTTGCGGAGTTAAGACTGAAGGGCATTTCACAACTTGGTCAGGTTGAAAAGGCTATTGAGGAAATCTCCGGAGAAATCAGCGTTTTTTATTATGAAGATAAAGACATTAAATATGGTTTACCAATATTGCCCAACTCTTTAGAAAATCCATTAAAAATATTTACTGAGAATATTCATTATTCCTGTACATTTTGTGGCTATACACAAGAATTCAAATCCGGAGAACACGGCAATTGTAAAGTCTGCAAAAATGATGAATGGGTAGAATCTTCCAATAAAAAAAGAGTTTCTTAA
- a CDS encoding alpha/beta hydrolase-fold protein — translation MEFFLTSEDNDDRPIFITGNFNKWNPKDSKFRLEKIDDNNYHINIPDELLNNEVEYKFTKGGWENVEIDKYDNITPNRKTKKEIQKTQDKVEKWRLNWGPFKQEFFPIVELVDEEFYIPQLDRTRKIWALLPYDYYNSEKNYPVLYLQDAQNLFNDGSEYGNWEIDKKLALLAEYGRGDLIVIAVEHGNDDRIKEYIFDNEDVTKNAEGKKYLRFITDTLKPWIDKNYRTKKDRENTGIGGSSLGGLISIYSGFLYPEVYSKLLIFSPSLWVEPENNFPMINFTNPYKIKVYLYGGRLEGSRMVGRIRLFEKALKKLTAQKSFDFEVRTNINDQGTHQEFFWSQEFPRAVEWLFIDSLESPVKAKNELEKNEAND, via the coding sequence ATGGAATTTTTTCTGACATCAGAAGATAATGATGACCGACCGATTTTTATTACCGGCAATTTTAACAAGTGGAATCCGAAAGATTCAAAATTCAGACTGGAAAAGATAGATGACAACAATTATCACATCAATATTCCTGATGAATTATTAAATAACGAAGTAGAATATAAATTTACAAAAGGTGGCTGGGAAAATGTCGAGATTGATAAATATGACAACATCACACCGAACAGAAAGACAAAAAAAGAAATACAAAAAACACAAGATAAGGTTGAAAAATGGAGACTGAATTGGGGACCTTTCAAACAAGAATTTTTCCCGATTGTAGAATTGGTGGATGAAGAATTCTATATTCCCCAGTTGGACAGAACCAGAAAAATCTGGGCGCTTTTGCCTTACGATTATTACAACTCGGAGAAGAATTATCCGGTTTTGTATTTGCAGGATGCGCAGAATTTATTTAATGATGGTTCCGAATATGGAAATTGGGAAATCGATAAAAAGCTAGCTTTGCTTGCAGAATATGGACGAGGCGATTTGATTGTCATTGCAGTAGAACACGGAAACGACGATCGAATCAAGGAATATATTTTTGATAATGAAGATGTAACGAAAAATGCAGAAGGTAAAAAATATCTGAGGTTCATTACTGACACTTTGAAACCTTGGATTGATAAAAATTACAGAACTAAAAAAGATAGAGAAAATACAGGAATTGGCGGCAGCTCTTTGGGTGGATTGATTAGCATTTATAGCGGATTTCTTTATCCGGAAGTTTATTCCAAATTGCTGATTTTTTCGCCGTCGCTTTGGGTAGAGCCTGAAAATAATTTCCCAATGATAAACTTCACGAATCCATATAAGATTAAAGTTTATCTCTACGGAGGAAGATTGGAAGGTTCAAGAATGGTCGGCAGAATAAGATTATTTGAAAAAGCTTTGAAAAAATTAACAGCGCAGAAATCCTTCGATTTTGAAGTCAGAACCAACATCAATGACCAAGGAACACATCAGGAATTTTTTTGGTCGCAGGAATTTCCAAGAGCCGTAGAATGGCTTTTCATAGACAGTCTGGAAAGTCCTGTGAAAGCCAAAAATGAATTAGAAAAGAACGAAGCAAATGATTAA